Proteins from a single region of Sporichthyaceae bacterium:
- the hemL gene encoding glutamate-1-semialdehyde 2,1-aminomutase yields MSSTDRSESLFERAQAVTPGGVNSPVRAFRAVGGTPRFFASGNGPYLVDVDGNTYVDLVCSWGPLILGHADPRVVAAVQAAVASGTSFGAPTPGEVELAEAIIARVPVVERLRFVSSGTEATMSAVRLARGVTGRPGLIKFAGCYHGHVDSLLAAAGSGVATFALPEGAGITGAAVADTVVVRYNDLDAVAAAFAAHPDRIAAVISEAAPGNMGVVPPDPGFTLGLARLCRENGALFISDEVMTGFRAGPAGWFGIEGVAPDLITFGKVMGGGFPAAAFGGRADVMSALAPEGPVYQAGTLSGNPVAMAAGLATLRGATPEVYDHLAKAGEVIAVAASEALSAVGVEHHVQFAGTMFSIFFTADPVHDYAGAKTQRTDRFGAFFHEMLARGVYLPPSAFEAWFLSAAHDDTAIGRVLDALPHAARAAAEVAE; encoded by the coding sequence GTGAGTTCCACTGACCGTTCCGAGTCGCTGTTCGAACGTGCCCAGGCGGTCACCCCGGGTGGGGTGAATTCGCCGGTGCGGGCCTTCCGCGCGGTCGGGGGCACACCACGGTTCTTCGCCTCGGGTAACGGCCCGTATCTGGTCGACGTGGACGGCAACACCTACGTCGACCTCGTCTGCTCCTGGGGCCCGCTGATCCTGGGCCACGCCGACCCGCGGGTGGTCGCCGCGGTGCAGGCGGCCGTTGCGTCCGGGACGTCCTTCGGAGCCCCGACACCCGGTGAGGTCGAACTGGCCGAGGCGATCATCGCCCGTGTCCCGGTTGTCGAACGGCTGCGATTCGTCTCCTCCGGCACCGAGGCCACGATGTCCGCGGTGCGCCTGGCCCGCGGGGTAACCGGCCGGCCGGGGCTGATCAAGTTCGCCGGCTGCTACCACGGCCACGTCGACTCGCTGCTGGCCGCGGCCGGTTCCGGGGTGGCGACGTTCGCGTTGCCCGAGGGCGCCGGGATCACCGGTGCCGCCGTGGCCGACACGGTCGTGGTGCGTTACAACGACCTCGACGCCGTCGCCGCCGCGTTCGCCGCCCATCCCGACCGGATCGCCGCGGTGATCAGCGAGGCCGCGCCCGGGAACATGGGGGTGGTCCCGCCGGACCCAGGCTTCACGCTCGGGCTGGCCCGGCTGTGCCGCGAGAACGGCGCCCTGTTCATCTCCGACGAGGTCATGACCGGCTTCCGGGCCGGCCCGGCCGGCTGGTTCGGCATTGAGGGCGTCGCCCCGGACCTGATCACGTTCGGCAAGGTCATGGGCGGCGGCTTCCCGGCCGCGGCCTTCGGCGGCCGCGCCGACGTGATGTCCGCGCTGGCCCCGGAAGGCCCCGTGTACCAGGCCGGGACCCTGTCCGGGAACCCCGTCGCGATGGCGGCGGGCCTGGCCACCCTGCGCGGTGCTACCCCCGAGGTGTACGACCACCTGGCCAAGGCCGGGGAGGTGATCGCGGTTGCCGCCTCCGAGGCGTTGTCCGCGGTCGGCGTCGAGCATCACGTGCAGTTCGCCGGGACGATGTTCTCGATCTTCTTCACCGCCGATCCGGTGCACGACTATGCGGGCGCGAAGACCCAGCGCACGGACCGCTTCGGGGCGTTCTTCCACGAGATGCTCGCCCGCGGCGTGTACCTGCCGCCGTCGGCGTTCGAGGCCTGGTTCCTGTCCGCCGCCCACGACGACACCGCGATCGGCCGCGTGCTCGACGCGCTGCCGCACGCCGCCCGCGCCGCTGCGGAGGTAGCCGAATGA
- a CDS encoding cytochrome c biogenesis protein CcdA has translation MLRADSTFSHQVTSGSLLIAMPVALLAGLLSFLSPCVLPLVPGYLSYVTGLAGADLANQRRGRVLLGTSLFVLGFATVFVSYGAAFGYVGSDLVEHTDAVNRVLGVLTIGLGLSFLGLLPQTQREFRWLHRAPSAGLLAAPVLGVLFGVGWSPCIGPTLGAVQALAFDSASAGRGALLTFVYSLGLGLPFVAVAVGLRRALGALSWVREHNRFVMRTGGVMLCILGVLLLTGAWTSLSVHLRTWTAGFETAV, from the coding sequence ATGCTCCGCGCCGACAGCACGTTCTCCCATCAGGTGACCTCCGGGTCGCTGTTGATCGCCATGCCGGTCGCCCTGCTCGCGGGCCTGCTGTCGTTCCTGTCCCCGTGCGTGCTGCCACTGGTCCCCGGCTACCTGTCCTACGTCACCGGCCTGGCCGGCGCCGACCTGGCCAACCAACGTCGGGGCCGCGTGCTGCTCGGCACCAGCCTGTTCGTGCTCGGGTTCGCCACGGTTTTCGTGTCCTACGGGGCGGCGTTCGGCTACGTCGGGTCCGACCTGGTCGAGCACACCGACGCGGTCAACCGGGTGCTCGGGGTCCTCACGATCGGGCTCGGGCTGAGCTTCCTCGGGCTGCTCCCGCAGACCCAGCGCGAGTTCCGCTGGCTGCACCGGGCACCGTCGGCCGGTCTGCTGGCCGCGCCGGTTCTCGGCGTGCTGTTCGGGGTCGGCTGGTCCCCGTGCATCGGGCCGACACTGGGTGCCGTGCAGGCGCTGGCGTTCGACAGCGCCAGCGCCGGCCGGGGGGCGCTGCTGACCTTCGTCTACAGCCTGGGGCTAGGGCTGCCGTTCGTGGCGGTCGCGGTCGGGTTGCGGCGGGCGCTGGGGGCGCTGAGCTGGGTCCGCGAGCACAACCGGTTCGTGATGCGCACCGGCGGGGTGATGCTGTGCATCCTCGGCGTGCTGCTGCTCACCGGCGCGTGGACGTCGCTGTCGGTGCACCTGCGCACCTGGACCGCCGGCTTCGAGACGGCGGTCTGA
- a CDS encoding histidine phosphatase family protein, with protein sequence MTTTLVHVVRHGEVFNPEKVLYGRIPGYHLSELGTKMAERVAESLAGRDVTAVIASPLERALQTAAPIAAAFDLEIDTDPRLIEAANHFEGLSFGVGDGSLRQPRHWPYLWNPFRPSWGEPYRDLAHRMLAAAAAARKQAAGHEAVCVSHQLPIWIMRLRVEDRRLWHDPRRRQCSLASITTIRYEGEKIRSISYTEPAADLVPSKIGPAGA encoded by the coding sequence ATGACCACGACCCTGGTGCACGTCGTCCGGCACGGCGAGGTGTTCAACCCGGAGAAGGTGCTCTACGGCCGGATCCCCGGCTACCACCTGTCCGAACTCGGCACGAAGATGGCCGAGCGGGTCGCGGAATCCCTGGCCGGGCGCGATGTCACCGCGGTGATCGCCTCGCCGTTGGAGCGTGCCCTCCAGACCGCGGCGCCGATCGCGGCGGCCTTCGACCTCGAGATCGACACCGACCCGCGGCTGATCGAGGCGGCCAACCACTTCGAAGGGTTGAGCTTCGGGGTCGGCGACGGATCGCTGCGGCAACCCCGGCACTGGCCCTACCTGTGGAACCCGTTCCGTCCGTCCTGGGGCGAGCCGTACCGGGACCTGGCGCACCGGATGCTCGCCGCGGCAGCCGCGGCCCGCAAGCAGGCGGCCGGTCACGAGGCCGTCTGCGTCAGCCACCAACTGCCGATCTGGATCATGCGGCTGCGCGTCGAGGACCGGCGGCTCTGGCACGACCCGCGCCGCCGGCAGTGCTCGCTGGCCAGCATCACCACGATCCGCTACGAGGGCGAGAAGATCCGCTCGATCTCGTACACGGAGCCGGCCGCCGATCTGGTCCCCAGCAAGATCGGACCCGCAGGCGCCTGA